Proteins encoded together in one Sporichthyaceae bacterium window:
- a CDS encoding ABATE domain-containing protein produces the protein MTEFRTGNGADWLDFLSTELGRYRSVKTEMLADPAALHAWLAEHGMEPAGAVTAADVETARKLREALHRLTAATLRGEQPARADRRIVQQALAADQPLRLRLSGALGLQRPANASVALGHLARQAVADLTGPNLARLHACGDDTCSAIYLDHTGRRRWCSDERCGVRLRVRAHRARQREADGSSVG, from the coding sequence ATGACGGAGTTCCGCACGGGCAACGGCGCCGACTGGTTGGATTTCCTGTCCACCGAGTTGGGGCGCTACCGGTCGGTCAAGACCGAGATGTTGGCCGACCCGGCGGCCCTGCACGCCTGGCTGGCCGAGCACGGCATGGAGCCGGCCGGTGCCGTCACCGCCGCCGATGTCGAAACGGCCCGGAAACTACGTGAGGCCCTGCACCGCCTCACCGCCGCGACCCTGCGCGGGGAGCAACCGGCGCGGGCGGACCGACGGATCGTGCAGCAGGCGCTGGCCGCCGACCAGCCGCTGCGGCTGCGCTTATCCGGAGCGCTGGGTCTCCAGCGGCCCGCCAACGCGTCGGTAGCGCTCGGTCACTTGGCCCGCCAAGCCGTGGCCGACCTGACCGGTCCGAACCTGGCACGCCTGCACGCCTGCGGCGACGACACCTGCTCTGCGATCTACCTCGACCACACCGGGCGGCGACGCTGGTGTTCGGACGAGCGGTGCGGGGTGCGCCTGCGGGTGCGCGCGCATCGAGCCCGGCAACGTGAAGCTGACGGATCCTCAGTTGGTTAG
- a CDS encoding ABC transporter substrate-binding protein has product MRYLSRTRPLVAVVPLLASTALVLAACGSGSSNNAVAQHPATAAKAAPAAAVPATDGAASKAAAVPAAPAAPAAKAATKAAPAAKAAKSAAKTGTKASKATTAKAVAGSGSAGSDIKSIDSPAEGAENTKIAEAKDGATDIGVTKDSIKMGTISMHGMALGNVLVTPMVSGINGIIDSINDRGGVLGRRMSLTDCDDGPGEVSRTKSCIKKLVGVDKIFGLISISSWGSASVHDDLHQFGLPAFAEWAYSQTEWQDPYMFPTHMSMIHEAMAGAHWAANVVHPKTYGMICLTSPEMQLACNEVQKIMDASGAKMVKRADVSISETSMSAYVLAFRAANPDHIIHYVINPATMAKFMVEAAQQGYYPPMGISGNHLAAEILGSIFGKWPVGRYWTNTTYKLWGPEFIATMNKYARGNQGINHHIVQAAYTGTEIFARAAEAVGPNLTRQRVMAEEDNGTVWQADSSLDQRFAYTQQERTGDNWSHDYGQGREFMYKYTSTNTVSNPDGSPNGFQPDDNQFVVYTWK; this is encoded by the coding sequence GTGAGGTACCTCAGCAGAACGAGACCGCTGGTGGCCGTGGTGCCACTGCTGGCGAGCACGGCGCTGGTGCTCGCCGCATGTGGCAGTGGTTCCAGCAACAACGCGGTGGCGCAGCATCCGGCGACCGCCGCGAAGGCGGCACCCGCGGCGGCGGTTCCGGCCACGGACGGCGCGGCGAGCAAGGCTGCCGCTGTCCCGGCAGCTCCGGCGGCGCCCGCCGCGAAGGCCGCGACCAAGGCGGCCCCGGCGGCGAAGGCCGCCAAGTCGGCTGCCAAGACGGGCACGAAGGCGAGCAAGGCCACCACCGCGAAGGCTGTGGCGGGCTCCGGATCGGCGGGGTCGGACATCAAGTCCATCGACAGCCCCGCCGAGGGGGCGGAGAACACGAAGATCGCCGAGGCGAAGGACGGTGCCACCGACATCGGGGTCACCAAGGACTCGATCAAGATGGGCACCATCTCCATGCACGGCATGGCGTTGGGCAACGTGCTGGTGACCCCGATGGTGAGCGGCATCAACGGCATCATCGATTCGATCAACGACCGCGGCGGCGTCCTGGGCCGCCGCATGTCGCTGACCGACTGCGACGACGGCCCTGGCGAGGTGTCCCGGACCAAGTCCTGCATCAAGAAGCTGGTCGGGGTCGACAAGATCTTCGGGCTGATCAGCATCTCCAGCTGGGGTAGCGCCTCGGTGCACGACGACCTGCACCAGTTCGGTCTACCGGCCTTCGCCGAGTGGGCCTACTCGCAGACCGAGTGGCAGGACCCGTACATGTTCCCCACGCACATGTCGATGATTCACGAGGCCATGGCGGGCGCCCACTGGGCTGCCAACGTCGTCCACCCGAAGACCTACGGGATGATCTGCCTGACCTCCCCGGAGATGCAGCTGGCCTGCAACGAGGTGCAGAAGATCATGGACGCCAGCGGCGCGAAGATGGTCAAGCGGGCCGACGTGTCGATCTCGGAAACCTCGATGTCGGCTTATGTGTTGGCGTTCCGCGCCGCGAACCCCGATCACATCATTCATTACGTGATCAACCCGGCGACCATGGCGAAGTTCATGGTGGAGGCCGCGCAGCAGGGCTACTACCCGCCCATGGGGATTTCCGGTAACCACCTCGCTGCGGAAATCCTGGGCTCGATCTTCGGCAAATGGCCGGTGGGTCGGTACTGGACCAACACCACCTACAAGCTGTGGGGTCCGGAGTTCATTGCCACGATGAACAAGTACGCCCGCGGTAACCAGGGCATCAACCACCACATCGTGCAGGCCGCCTACACCGGTACGGAGATCTTCGCCCGGGCGGCCGAGGCCGTCGGCCCCAACCTCACCCGGCAGCGGGTGATGGCCGAGGAGGACAACGGCACGGTGTGGCAGGCCGATTCCTCGCTGGATCAACGGTTCGCCTATACCCAGCAGGAGCGCACCGGCGACAACTGGAGTCACGACTACGGCCAGGGCCGCGAATTCATGTACAAGTACACATCCACGAACACGGTGTCCAACCCGGACGGTTCGCCGAACGGCTTCCAACCGGACGATAACCAGTTCGTGGTCTACACCTGGAAGTGA
- a CDS encoding NAD(P)H-binding protein codes for MKIAVAGATGLVGSQVTALARAQGHEVVELARSTGFDLLNPDGRLRGALVGVDAVVDVTSSPSVDGAEAETFFTTVAENLGRAAAAAGVQRTVVLSIVGTDLSPDFGYYVAKVAQEQAYRAHAPGVLIVRATQFHEFAIQAIDWYRQGDVVYALDAPTQPVATAEIAVLLVSAAVGEVAGDVDLAGPKAEHMVDLVERVIERRGLNLKVETAPTPQSMMDGSMLPGPGALLRGPDWQTWFDQQ; via the coding sequence ATGAAGATCGCCGTCGCAGGTGCCACCGGTTTGGTCGGCAGCCAGGTCACCGCGTTGGCCCGGGCGCAGGGGCACGAGGTCGTCGAACTGGCCCGCAGCACCGGTTTCGACCTGCTCAACCCCGACGGGCGCCTGCGGGGGGCGCTGGTCGGCGTGGACGCGGTCGTGGACGTGACATCCAGTCCGTCGGTCGATGGTGCGGAGGCTGAGACGTTCTTCACCACGGTCGCGGAGAACCTGGGTCGGGCGGCCGCCGCGGCCGGGGTGCAGCGCACCGTGGTGCTCTCCATCGTCGGCACCGACCTCAGCCCGGACTTCGGGTACTACGTGGCCAAGGTCGCCCAGGAGCAGGCCTATCGGGCGCACGCGCCGGGCGTGCTGATCGTGCGCGCGACGCAATTCCACGAGTTCGCCATTCAGGCCATCGACTGGTACCGGCAGGGTGACGTCGTCTACGCCCTCGACGCCCCGACGCAGCCGGTCGCGACCGCGGAGATCGCCGTGTTGCTGGTGTCCGCGGCGGTGGGCGAAGTGGCCGGCGACGTCGACCTCGCGGGGCCGAAGGCCGAACACATGGTCGACCTCGTCGAACGGGTCATCGAACGCCGCGGGCTGAATCTGAAGGTGGAAACGGCGCCGACGCCGCAGAGCATGATGGACGGGTCGATGCTGCCCGGTCCGGGCGCGCTGCTGCGCGGGCCCGACTGGCAGACGTGGTTCGACCAGCAGTGA
- a CDS encoding SDR family NAD(P)-dependent oxidoreductase, with amino-acid sequence MNEKWTESHIPDQRGRVAVITGANTGLGFDTARALAAHGATVVLAVRDTEKGKQAAERITAAASGTDVSVQQLDLSSLASVRTAAEELRSRFAAIDLLINNAGVMYTPRQNTADGFELQFGTNHLGHFALTGLVLDRMTAVPGARVVTVSSVGHRIRARIHFEDLQWERSYDRLQAYGQSKLANLLFTYELQRRLAAAGAPTLAVAAHPGFSNTELARNSPVVLRALVPLGRVLAQSPAQGALPTLRATTDPAVLGGQYYGPDGPGELRGAPRVVKSSAQSHDAALQQRLWAVSEELTGVQFPV; translated from the coding sequence ATGAACGAGAAGTGGACCGAGAGCCACATCCCCGACCAGCGCGGCCGGGTCGCGGTGATCACCGGGGCCAACACCGGGTTGGGCTTCGACACCGCTCGCGCGCTCGCCGCGCACGGGGCCACCGTGGTGCTGGCCGTACGGGACACGGAGAAGGGCAAGCAGGCGGCCGAGCGGATCACCGCTGCCGCGTCCGGCACGGACGTCTCCGTGCAGCAACTCGACCTGAGCTCGCTCGCCTCGGTGCGCACTGCCGCCGAGGAGTTGCGCTCTCGGTTCGCCGCCATCGATCTGCTGATCAACAACGCCGGCGTGATGTATACGCCCCGTCAGAACACCGCGGACGGTTTCGAGCTGCAGTTCGGCACCAACCACCTCGGGCATTTCGCGCTCACCGGCCTGGTGCTCGATCGGATGACGGCGGTGCCCGGTGCGCGAGTGGTGACGGTGAGCAGTGTCGGCCACCGCATTCGGGCCCGGATCCACTTCGAGGACCTGCAGTGGGAGCGCTCCTACGACCGATTGCAGGCCTACGGCCAGTCCAAGTTGGCCAACCTGCTGTTCACCTACGAACTACAGCGCCGGCTCGCCGCGGCCGGTGCCCCCACGCTCGCCGTCGCCGCCCACCCGGGTTTCTCCAACACCGAACTGGCCCGGAATTCACCGGTGGTGCTGCGGGCGTTGGTGCCCCTCGGGCGGGTCCTCGCGCAGTCCCCGGCGCAGGGGGCGCTGCCCACGCTGCGGGCCACCACCGACCCAGCCGTGCTCGGCGGGCAGTACTACGGGCCCGACGGTCCGGGTGAGCTCAGGGGTGCCCCGCGTGTGGTGAAATCCAGCGCCCAGTCACACGACGCGGCGCTCCAGCAGCGGCTGTGGGCGGTTTCGGAGGAGCTGACCGGCGTGCAGTTCCCGGTCTGA
- a CDS encoding DMT family transporter: MKSLQIDRLGALFVVVWTSGYVGGALAARSIAPLTANFWRFVLGAAVLTVLAGRRAERWPRGARELRSVALVGVLLFTVQFGGLYTGMAEGTPAGTTALIGCSSPLLVAAGGAALGWDRLTPRRWAGIGLGVVGVVVTLGDRVGRPPTVAALSWTLLGLLGLSAGTLLQGRLRTSAGPAALAATELTAAAAVMAVWAPLSGSLSIPLTTTAIAAQAWITLVPGIGGPLLFFALIAQRGATRASSLLFLVPAVTALAAWPILGTPVSPTAVPGLALAGLGLWLARRPSSAPSPKTHTRPVLSRLPAARRNQSAAQNVAPSMR; this comes from the coding sequence ATGAAGTCGTTACAGATCGATCGCCTCGGCGCCCTGTTCGTCGTTGTGTGGACCAGCGGCTACGTCGGCGGAGCGCTCGCCGCGCGCAGCATCGCGCCACTCACCGCCAACTTCTGGCGGTTCGTCCTCGGCGCCGCGGTGTTGACGGTGCTGGCCGGTAGGCGTGCGGAGCGCTGGCCCCGCGGGGCGCGAGAACTGCGATCCGTGGCCCTGGTCGGCGTGCTGTTGTTCACCGTGCAGTTCGGCGGTCTGTACACCGGCATGGCCGAGGGCACGCCCGCGGGCACCACCGCGCTGATCGGCTGCTCATCGCCGTTGTTGGTGGCCGCGGGCGGCGCGGCGTTGGGCTGGGACCGCCTCACCCCGCGGCGCTGGGCCGGCATCGGGCTGGGGGTGGTCGGCGTCGTGGTCACCCTGGGCGACCGGGTCGGGCGACCGCCCACCGTCGCGGCGTTGTCCTGGACGTTGCTGGGCCTGCTCGGCCTGTCCGCCGGAACCCTGCTGCAGGGCCGACTACGCACCAGCGCCGGCCCGGCTGCCTTGGCCGCCACCGAACTGACCGCTGCGGCCGCGGTGATGGCGGTATGGGCACCGCTGAGCGGGTCGCTGTCGATTCCTCTCACCACAACGGCAATCGCCGCACAGGCCTGGATCACCCTCGTGCCCGGCATCGGCGGGCCGTTGCTGTTCTTCGCGCTGATCGCCCAACGCGGCGCCACCCGCGCGAGCAGCCTGCTGTTCCTGGTTCCCGCGGTCACCGCGCTGGCGGCCTGGCCCATTCTGGGCACACCGGTCTCCCCGACCGCCGTGCCCGGTCTGGCCCTGGCCGGACTCGGGCTGTGGCTGGCCCGGCGGCCCTCGTCGGCACCGAGCCCGAAGACCCACACGCGGCCGGTGCTCTCCCGGCTACCGGCCGCCCGGCGCAATCAATCGGCGGCACAGAACGTTGCGCCCTCGATGCGTTGA
- a CDS encoding Rrf2 family transcriptional regulator has translation MKLAAGVEWAIHCCVVLSRADGPVSAQRLAEFHGVSRTYLAKSLQALSRAGLVTSTEGRVGGYALDRPAEQISVLDVVLAVEGSEPAFRCTEIRRNGPFGAEPDECVEMCAVAAVMAKAETAWRGALAEVSIADLAAHVAGITPPEQAAAVRAWLTH, from the coding sequence ATGAAACTGGCCGCCGGGGTCGAATGGGCGATCCACTGCTGCGTGGTGCTCAGTCGCGCCGATGGTCCGGTTTCGGCCCAGCGTCTTGCCGAGTTTCACGGCGTCTCCCGGACGTATCTGGCGAAGAGCTTGCAAGCACTCTCCCGCGCCGGTCTGGTCACCTCCACCGAGGGTCGGGTCGGCGGCTATGCGCTCGATCGCCCGGCGGAACAGATCAGCGTGCTCGATGTAGTGCTGGCCGTTGAGGGAAGCGAGCCGGCGTTCCGCTGCACGGAGATCCGGCGCAACGGCCCGTTCGGGGCCGAACCGGACGAGTGCGTCGAGATGTGCGCCGTTGCCGCGGTGATGGCGAAGGCCGAGACAGCCTGGCGCGGGGCGCTGGCCGAGGTGAGCATCGCCGACCTCGCCGCTCATGTCGCCGGTATCACTCCCCCGGAGCAGGCTGCCGCGGTGCGCGCCTGGCTGACCCACTAA
- a CDS encoding crotonase/enoyl-CoA hydratase family protein, whose product MAAVVSTEQRDGVQIVTINRPEARNAVNRAVAEGIAAAMDELDAREDLVVGVITGAGGTFCAGMDLKAFVAGEVVTIPGRGFAGLCSNPPTKPLIAAVEGWALAGGCEIALTCPLIVAAETAKFGIPEVKRSLVAGAGGLLRLPRRIPPAIAYELALTGDPLTAEVAHRHGLVNQLVPEGGALEGALALAARITPNGPLALTATKQILDFATEHNVEEGWSYQGPLLPPVFTSNDAREGAIAFAEKRAPKWTGS is encoded by the coding sequence ATGGCAGCCGTGGTCAGCACCGAACAGCGCGACGGCGTGCAGATTGTCACCATCAACCGGCCCGAGGCGCGCAACGCGGTCAACCGCGCGGTCGCCGAGGGCATCGCGGCGGCGATGGACGAACTCGATGCCCGCGAGGACCTCGTGGTCGGGGTCATCACCGGCGCCGGTGGCACGTTCTGCGCGGGCATGGACCTCAAGGCGTTCGTGGCCGGCGAGGTCGTGACCATCCCGGGGCGCGGGTTCGCCGGGCTGTGCAGCAACCCGCCGACCAAGCCGCTGATCGCCGCGGTGGAGGGCTGGGCGCTGGCCGGCGGTTGCGAGATCGCCCTGACCTGTCCGCTCATCGTCGCGGCAGAGACGGCGAAGTTCGGCATCCCCGAGGTCAAACGCAGCCTGGTCGCCGGTGCCGGTGGCCTGTTGCGCCTGCCGCGCCGCATCCCGCCGGCCATTGCCTACGAACTCGCCCTCACCGGTGACCCGCTGACCGCCGAGGTCGCGCACCGCCACGGCCTGGTCAACCAACTCGTGCCCGAGGGCGGCGCCCTGGAGGGTGCGCTCGCGCTGGCCGCGCGCATCACCCCGAACGGGCCGCTGGCGCTGACCGCCACCAAGCAGATCCTCGACTTCGCCACCGAGCACAACGTCGAGGAGGGCTGGTCGTACCAGGGGCCGCTGCTGCCGCCGGTGTTCACCTCCAACGACGCCCGCGAGGGCGCGATCGCGTTCGCCGAGAAGCGCGCCCCGAAGTGGACCGGTAGCTGA
- a CDS encoding oxygenase MpaB family protein, whose protein sequence is MDLHLRKPTDIRPHRDNGFFGPGSVTWKVWSYPTSVVLGFLRSVVIEELDPFLVASVAHSGQVKQRTQLRYDRTMQYFATVKFGDAQSVLKAAETLAKIHGRSVGPEPVTGGQFDANDPDSQLWIHLTAWHSILYTYEVFGPGKLSAAREAQYWRECAIAAHFQTIDPATVPLTRDGVAAYFEAYRPRLVGSDVAKDMMNFLLDATSRFLDGVVPNLVAKPISAVIRRAVIATFPAWMRELSGLEQSRAVDLAVTAQVKVVVKALSLNRRLQLAVLAKFSPLTVPIVAPIMFEVPATDPKVWSPQEAYAHFAVPTPREQYAAMLAARATGHGPAPYDQHHHDPIVDFPG, encoded by the coding sequence GTGGATCTGCACCTGCGCAAGCCAACCGACATCCGTCCCCATCGCGACAACGGGTTCTTCGGTCCCGGTTCGGTGACCTGGAAAGTGTGGTCCTACCCCACCTCGGTGGTGCTGGGGTTCCTGCGCTCGGTGGTGATCGAAGAGCTCGACCCGTTCCTGGTCGCCTCGGTGGCGCACAGCGGTCAGGTCAAACAGCGCACGCAGCTGCGCTACGACCGCACCATGCAGTATTTCGCCACCGTCAAGTTCGGTGACGCGCAGTCAGTTCTCAAGGCTGCCGAGACATTGGCGAAGATCCACGGTCGATCGGTCGGGCCGGAACCGGTCACCGGTGGGCAGTTCGACGCCAACGACCCCGACTCACAGTTGTGGATTCACCTCACCGCCTGGCACTCGATCCTCTACACCTACGAGGTGTTCGGGCCGGGCAAGCTGTCCGCGGCCCGGGAGGCGCAGTACTGGCGCGAGTGCGCGATCGCGGCGCATTTCCAGACCATCGACCCGGCCACGGTTCCGCTGACCCGGGATGGCGTCGCCGCGTACTTCGAGGCCTACCGACCGCGCCTGGTGGGGTCGGACGTCGCCAAGGACATGATGAACTTCCTGCTCGACGCGACCTCGCGGTTCCTGGACGGCGTGGTCCCGAATCTGGTGGCGAAGCCGATCTCCGCGGTGATCCGGCGGGCCGTGATCGCCACGTTCCCGGCATGGATGCGGGAACTTTCCGGCCTGGAGCAGTCCAGGGCCGTCGACCTCGCGGTCACCGCCCAGGTCAAGGTGGTGGTCAAGGCGCTGTCCCTGAACCGACGCCTGCAGCTGGCGGTGCTGGCCAAGTTCTCCCCGCTGACCGTGCCGATCGTCGCCCCGATCATGTTCGAGGTGCCCGCCACGGACCCCAAGGTGTGGAGCCCGCAGGAGGCCTACGCCCACTTCGCGGTCCCGACCCCGCGCGAGCAGTACGCCGCGATGCTCGCCGCGCGGGCGACCGGCCACGGGCCGGCTCCCTATGATCAGCACCACCACGATCCGATCGTGGATTTCCCGGGTTAG